A genomic stretch from Cryomorphaceae bacterium 1068 includes:
- the tig gene encoding trigger factor, translating into MQITQEKIDEKNALLKIKVEPTDYNDRYSEALKRARKQVQMPGFRPGKIPMGVIKSRYGKSLLAEEMNEMLNQSIQSYIAEQDLKILGSPMPKEDHVDNGNWDNPGDFEFVYELGLAPKLDVEISNKTKLNYYTIKIDKKLVDDEVNRIARRYGKVEDVEKAGDNDMLVGDFVELDNNGEVVPGGVMNQSTVSLEFIDKDQAKKFFGLKIGDELNVQPSLLAKDNDDLGRMLGLTGDALASSGDNYKFIVREVKHMEAAELNEEFFKKTFGEDGEVKTEKDFREKVSSDLGKHFVSDSDRLFKRDISKEMIAKYNPDLPDEFLKRWIRLTNENPISAEEVERDYAEYRKSLQWQLIFNELVSQDAIKVSQDDVVEKTKELLVGNYAQYGMPAPEDKELEESAKRVLGNQEEARKIYDMLYDEKLITYVKENASVSDKEVSFDKFVELASEA; encoded by the coding sequence GTTTCCGTCCGGGGAAAATCCCAATGGGGGTTATTAAAAGCCGCTACGGTAAGTCATTGCTTGCTGAAGAGATGAACGAAATGCTCAACCAGAGCATTCAATCTTATATAGCTGAGCAAGACTTGAAAATTTTGGGCAGCCCAATGCCGAAAGAAGATCATGTTGACAATGGAAATTGGGATAATCCTGGAGATTTTGAATTTGTTTATGAATTAGGACTAGCTCCAAAATTGGATGTCGAAATTTCCAATAAGACCAAGCTAAACTACTATACCATCAAGATCGACAAGAAACTTGTTGATGACGAGGTGAACCGAATTGCTCGTCGCTACGGCAAAGTAGAAGACGTAGAAAAGGCAGGAGATAACGATATGCTCGTAGGAGATTTCGTGGAACTTGATAATAACGGAGAAGTTGTGCCGGGTGGTGTAATGAATCAGAGTACCGTTTCTCTGGAATTCATTGACAAGGATCAGGCTAAAAAGTTCTTTGGTTTGAAAATAGGTGACGAGTTAAACGTGCAGCCCTCGTTGCTAGCCAAGGATAACGATGACTTAGGGAGAATGCTTGGTCTTACAGGAGATGCACTAGCTAGCTCAGGAGACAATTACAAATTTATCGTTCGTGAGGTGAAGCATATGGAAGCTGCGGAGCTAAACGAAGAATTTTTCAAAAAGACTTTTGGCGAAGACGGCGAAGTGAAGACGGAGAAAGATTTTCGCGAAAAAGTATCTTCTGATCTGGGAAAACACTTCGTTAGCGATAGCGACCGACTCTTCAAAAGAGACATCAGCAAAGAGATGATTGCGAAGTACAATCCCGATCTACCGGATGAATTCTTGAAGAGATGGATTAGATTGACTAATGAGAATCCGATCTCGGCAGAAGAAGTGGAAAGAGACTACGCTGAATACCGCAAAAGTTTGCAGTGGCAATTGATTTTCAACGAGCTCGTAAGTCAAGATGCGATTAAAGTGAGTCAAGATGATGTTGTTGAGAAGACCAAAGAGCTTTTGGTAGGAAACTACGCTCAGTATGGTATGCCTGCTCCTGAAGATAAGGAGCTCGAAGAGTCTGCTAAAAGAGTACTTGGAAATCAGGAAGAAGCACGTAAAATTTACGATATGCTTTATGATGAGAAGCTAATCACTTACGTGAAGGAAAACGCTAGTGTGAGTGATAAAGAAGTGTCGTTTGATAAGTTTGTCGAATTGGCGTCTGAAGCTTAA
- the clpP gene encoding ATP-dependent Clp endopeptidase proteolytic subunit ClpP yields MSEHKEFEKYAKNHHNINSMYYHDYAKALTPYIIEERQMNVAQMDVFSRLMMDRIIFLGTGIDDQVANIIQAQLLFLESVDPKKDIQIYLNSPGGSVYAGLGIYDTMQYISPNVATICTGMAASMGAVLLCAGENGKRTALKHSRVMIHQPLGGAQGQASDIEITAKEIIKLRKELYDIIANHSGQTFEKVSEDSDRDFWMTADEAKEYGMLDEVLVKNPKH; encoded by the coding sequence ATGTCAGAACATAAAGAATTCGAAAAATACGCTAAGAACCACCACAACATCAACAGTATGTACTACCACGATTATGCGAAGGCACTTACGCCTTACATTATCGAGGAGAGACAAATGAATGTGGCCCAAATGGACGTTTTTTCACGTCTGATGATGGACCGCATCATTTTCCTAGGTACAGGAATCGATGATCAGGTGGCCAATATCATTCAGGCCCAACTCCTTTTTCTTGAGAGTGTGGATCCTAAGAAGGATATTCAAATCTACCTTAATTCTCCGGGAGGATCTGTTTACGCAGGTTTGGGGATTTATGACACAATGCAGTATATCTCACCGAATGTTGCTACTATCTGCACAGGTATGGCTGCATCCATGGGTGCCGTATTGCTTTGCGCAGGAGAGAATGGGAAAAGAACGGCATTGAAGCATTCACGGGTAATGATTCACCAACCACTTGGAGGCGCTCAAGGTCAGGCTTCTGATATCGAGATCACTGCTAAAGAAATTATCAAGCTTCGCAAAGAACTCTACGATATCATCGCAAATCACAGTGGCCAAACTTTCGAAAAGGTAAGTGAGGACAGCGATCGAGATTTCTGGATGACTGCTGACGAGGCCAAGGAGTACGGTATGCTCGACGAAGTATTGGTGAAGAATCCAAAGCACTAA
- the clpX gene encoding ATP-dependent Clp protease ATP-binding subunit ClpX, whose amino-acid sequence MAGSEKREVKCSFCGRNKSDVNVLIAGVTGHICDNCITQAQSIIKEELSQKAHTQLESSLVLQKPAEIKAYLDNFVIGQDDAKRTLSVAVYNHYKRLLQKTEDEDEDEVEIEKSNIVFVGETGTGKTLMAKTIARMLNVPFCIADATILTEAGYVGEDVESILSRLLQAADYDVPTAERGIVFIDEIDKIARKSDNASITRDVSGEGVQQALLKLLEGSEVNVPPQGGRKHPEQKLIQINTKNVLFICGGAFDGIKKLIERRVKTSTIGYSSSTENADFDPDHILQYVSPVDLKSFGLIPELIGRFPVLTYLNPLDRETLRRILTEPRNALVKQYVKLFEMDDVKLSFEKEALDFIVDKAMEYKLGARGLRSICEAIMTDLMYEIPGSNDIKSFKITAKYAKEKFSKSKISQLKAA is encoded by the coding sequence ATGGCTGGTAGTGAAAAACGAGAAGTGAAGTGTTCTTTCTGCGGGAGAAATAAGAGTGATGTAAATGTTCTTATAGCCGGAGTTACGGGTCATATTTGTGACAATTGCATTACTCAAGCTCAGAGTATCATAAAAGAAGAGCTTTCGCAAAAAGCACATACTCAGCTTGAGTCTAGCTTGGTTTTACAAAAGCCGGCTGAGATAAAAGCCTACTTAGACAATTTTGTCATCGGTCAAGATGATGCCAAAAGAACGCTGTCAGTAGCGGTTTACAACCATTATAAGCGACTGCTTCAGAAAACCGAAGATGAAGACGAAGATGAAGTTGAGATTGAAAAATCCAATATTGTTTTCGTAGGTGAAACGGGTACGGGTAAAACCTTGATGGCTAAGACCATTGCCCGCATGTTGAATGTTCCTTTTTGTATTGCTGATGCTACGATTCTTACCGAAGCAGGCTATGTAGGAGAAGATGTAGAGAGCATACTTTCTCGACTTCTTCAAGCGGCAGATTACGATGTGCCCACAGCTGAGAGAGGAATTGTATTTATCGATGAAATTGATAAGATTGCTCGTAAGAGTGACAATGCCAGTATCACACGCGATGTAAGCGGAGAAGGAGTTCAACAAGCTCTTCTGAAGCTACTCGAAGGTTCAGAAGTAAATGTGCCACCCCAAGGTGGTAGAAAGCACCCTGAACAGAAGTTGATTCAAATCAATACGAAGAATGTTCTCTTTATTTGTGGAGGAGCCTTTGACGGAATTAAAAAGCTCATCGAGCGCAGAGTGAAGACTTCCACCATTGGATACAGCTCTAGTACTGAGAATGCAGATTTTGATCCCGACCATATTCTTCAGTATGTATCACCTGTAGATTTAAAAAGCTTTGGACTAATTCCCGAACTTATCGGAAGATTCCCGGTATTGACTTACCTCAATCCGTTGGACCGCGAGACACTCAGAAGAATACTAACTGAGCCTAGAAATGCTTTGGTTAAGCAGTATGTGAAGCTATTTGAAATGGATGACGTGAAGCTTTCTTTTGAAAAGGAAGCGCTGGATTTCATTGTTGATAAAGCAATGGAGTATAAACTAGGTGCCAGAGGTCTTCGCTCCATTTGTGAGGCAATCATGACCGACTTGATGTATGAAATTCCAGGTTCTAATGATATCAAGAGCTTCAAAATAACTGCTAAATACGCTAAAGAGAAGTTTAGCAAATCGAAAATATCACAGCTGAAAGCTGCCTAA
- a CDS encoding DUF2911 domain-containing protein has translation MKKTVLVLAFAIATLFSSAQYFPSPSPLAREYQMVGLTEMEVEYSRPGVKDRVIFGELVPFDKIWRTGANKATKITFSNDVSFNGTVVEAGTYAIFTIPMKDKIMVMLNSNADQGGTGNYDESLNVATTEVPFKKGSQTVERMRFSFENVEDSKVDLIFEWSNMMFSIPISVDTDMLTQKSMEKKMKEIEGEFGFYEDAASYYLANDKDPQMALEWAKKSVEMKEVFWNTHTLAKAYKAVGDKKMALATAKKSLELSQAAEYEPYIKMNEKMIAEMK, from the coding sequence ATGAAAAAAACAGTATTAGTATTGGCTTTTGCCATCGCTACATTATTTTCAAGTGCACAATACTTTCCTTCTCCCAGCCCTTTGGCTCGTGAGTATCAGATGGTAGGCCTTACTGAAATGGAAGTTGAATACAGCCGCCCGGGGGTAAAAGACCGTGTGATCTTCGGTGAGCTTGTTCCTTTTGATAAGATCTGGAGAACAGGTGCAAACAAAGCAACAAAAATCACTTTCAGCAATGATGTGAGCTTTAACGGCACAGTAGTAGAGGCTGGTACATATGCCATCTTTACCATTCCTATGAAAGATAAGATTATGGTGATGCTTAACTCTAACGCTGATCAAGGCGGAACGGGTAACTATGACGAAAGCTTAAACGTGGCTACTACTGAAGTGCCTTTCAAGAAAGGTTCTCAGACGGTTGAGCGTATGCGTTTCTCTTTCGAGAATGTAGAAGATAGTAAGGTGGACTTGATTTTTGAGTGGAGCAATATGATGTTCTCTATTCCCATTTCTGTTGACACCGACATGCTGACTCAAAAAAGCATGGAAAAAAAGATGAAAGAAATCGAAGGTGAATTTGGATTCTACGAGGACGCAGCCAGTTACTACTTAGCTAATGATAAAGATCCTCAGATGGCACTTGAGTGGGCTAAGAAATCTGTAGAGATGAAAGAGGTATTCTGGAATACACACACGCTAGCTAAGGCATACAAAGCCGTTGGAGACAAGAAAATGGCTTTGGCCACTGCTAAGAAATCTTTAGAGCTTTCCCAGGCTGCTGAGTATGAGCCATACATTAAAATGAACGAGAAGATGATTGCTGAAATGAAGTAA
- the secA gene encoding preprotein translocase subunit SecA → MLGSVTKTLKKLFGDKSEKDVKAAKPLVDKTKEFYEQFDSLTHDQLRAKTNELKAKIKAATNDLEKEKGALQKQVDDDPEMEIEKKEEFFKQIDDIVAKTDDKIEEVLLDILPEAFAVVKQTAKRFKENERIEVTATDFDRDLAASKGSILIDGEKAIWKNSWLAAGSEIKWDMVHYDVQLIGGIALHEGKVAEMQTGEGKTLVATLPVYLNALTGKGVHLVTVNDYLARRDSEWMGPIYEFHGLSVDCIDKHQPNSDERRKAYKSDITFGTNNEFGFDYLRDNMASSPDRLVQRKHHYAIVDEVDSVLIDDARTPLIISGPTPKGDEHLFNDLKPKVEKLYNAQKKLVTGLLAEAKKKIGNPDEKSASKEELNEGSLSLFRAFRGLPKNKALIKYLSQPGIKQLLLKTEGYYLQDNEKEMPKADAELYFTIDEKSNGIELTEKGTDLISSNTEDADFFILPDMGTLMMNIDNAEVSDEEKVKQKDELMRNYSVKAERIHTINQLLKSYSLFEKDVDYVVMDNKVKIVDEQTGRIMEGRRYSDGLHQAIESKENVKIEDATQTYATVTLQNYFRMYHKLSGMTGTAETEAGELWDIYKLDVMIIPTNRPIAREDREDKVYKTKREKYNASIDEIVELSKAGRPVLVGTTSVEVSEFLSRSLKMRGIEHNVLNAKLHAREADVVAEAGRPSAVTIATNMAGRGTDIKLREGVKEAGGLAIVGTEKHDSRRVDRQLRGRAGRQGDPGSSQFYISLEDDLMRLFGSDRIAKMMDRLGLEEGEVIQHSMITKSIERAQRKVEENNFGIRKRLLEYDDVMNSQREVIYKRRKHALFGDRLELDIQNMFRDLAEQVVINNQEAKDYEGFKMDLLQYFGMDSPISEDDFVGAKAPELTETIYKQAREGYKRRMEAVTTSAMPVIKQVHQKENNFENIAIPFSDGKRSLQIVANIEKCLESEGKILRNSLEKSVTLSIIDNEWKEHLREMDDLRQSVQNARFEQKDPLLIYKFESFELFKKMIGRVSKEVVSFLSKAALPGRTDQVQTTNRTTTAKDDSSRLQTSRPRVEQAAPSNGRQGGPTRQAPPPPVKTEPVRAEKKIGRNDPCPCGSGKKYKQCHGKAVSQV, encoded by the coding sequence ATGCTAGGTTCTGTTACTAAAACACTCAAGAAATTATTCGGAGATAAATCCGAAAAAGACGTCAAAGCGGCGAAACCTTTGGTTGACAAAACCAAAGAGTTTTACGAACAATTCGACTCTTTGACGCACGATCAGTTGAGAGCAAAAACAAATGAGCTCAAGGCCAAGATCAAAGCAGCTACGAACGATCTGGAAAAAGAAAAAGGCGCACTCCAAAAACAAGTGGACGACGATCCGGAAATGGAGATTGAAAAGAAAGAAGAGTTCTTCAAACAAATCGATGATATCGTAGCCAAAACGGATGATAAAATTGAAGAAGTACTCTTAGACATTCTCCCTGAGGCGTTTGCTGTCGTAAAACAAACAGCAAAGAGATTCAAGGAAAACGAACGAATAGAAGTTACAGCTACAGATTTTGATCGTGACTTAGCCGCCTCAAAAGGAAGCATTCTTATTGACGGCGAAAAAGCCATTTGGAAAAACTCATGGCTAGCAGCAGGAAGCGAGATCAAGTGGGACATGGTACACTACGATGTACAACTGATCGGTGGTATAGCACTACACGAAGGAAAAGTAGCCGAGATGCAAACAGGAGAAGGTAAAACCCTTGTGGCCACCCTACCTGTTTATTTAAATGCCTTGACCGGGAAGGGAGTTCACCTTGTAACAGTGAATGATTACCTCGCCCGACGTGACTCAGAGTGGATGGGTCCGATTTACGAATTTCATGGTCTTTCGGTAGACTGTATCGATAAGCATCAGCCCAATAGCGATGAGAGACGCAAGGCGTACAAATCTGATATTACGTTTGGAACAAATAACGAGTTTGGATTTGACTACTTGCGTGATAACATGGCCAGTAGTCCTGACCGATTGGTTCAGCGCAAACACCACTATGCTATCGTCGATGAGGTCGATTCGGTGTTGATTGACGATGCTCGAACACCACTGATCATTTCAGGGCCTACTCCAAAAGGAGATGAGCACCTCTTTAATGACCTCAAACCAAAGGTTGAAAAGCTCTACAATGCTCAGAAGAAATTGGTCACGGGCCTTTTGGCAGAAGCCAAAAAGAAAATCGGAAACCCCGATGAGAAAAGCGCATCAAAAGAAGAGCTCAACGAAGGGAGTCTATCGCTTTTTAGAGCTTTCAGAGGTTTGCCTAAAAACAAGGCGCTCATCAAGTACTTGAGTCAGCCGGGTATCAAGCAGTTGCTACTCAAGACTGAAGGCTACTACCTACAGGACAACGAGAAGGAGATGCCCAAGGCAGACGCTGAGCTATACTTCACCATTGACGAGAAGAGTAATGGTATCGAGCTCACCGAAAAAGGTACTGATCTGATTTCTTCGAATACGGAAGACGCGGACTTCTTTATTCTTCCTGACATGGGTACTCTCATGATGAATATTGACAATGCAGAAGTTTCGGATGAGGAGAAAGTGAAGCAGAAGGATGAGCTGATGCGAAATTACTCTGTAAAGGCAGAGCGAATTCACACCATCAACCAATTGCTCAAATCTTACAGTCTATTTGAGAAAGATGTAGACTATGTAGTGATGGACAATAAGGTGAAAATCGTTGATGAGCAGACCGGTCGTATCATGGAGGGTCGCCGATATAGCGATGGGCTTCACCAGGCAATCGAATCAAAAGAGAATGTAAAAATTGAAGATGCCACGCAGACCTATGCGACCGTAACTCTTCAAAACTACTTTAGGATGTACCACAAATTGTCAGGGATGACGGGTACAGCCGAAACGGAAGCGGGCGAACTTTGGGATATCTACAAACTGGATGTGATGATCATCCCGACCAATCGACCTATCGCAAGAGAAGATAGAGAAGATAAGGTTTACAAAACGAAGCGAGAAAAATACAATGCTTCTATTGACGAGATAGTAGAGCTATCGAAAGCAGGAAGACCGGTACTGGTCGGAACAACATCGGTAGAAGTATCGGAATTTTTGAGTCGATCTTTGAAGATGCGCGGAATTGAACACAACGTGCTTAACGCGAAACTCCATGCTCGAGAAGCAGATGTAGTGGCTGAAGCGGGTCGCCCCAGCGCGGTAACAATAGCCACCAATATGGCTGGTCGTGGTACTGACATTAAATTACGCGAAGGAGTAAAAGAAGCAGGAGGACTAGCGATAGTCGGTACGGAAAAGCATGACTCTCGTCGTGTAGACCGTCAGCTACGAGGTCGAGCTGGTCGACAAGGAGATCCCGGATCGTCACAGTTCTACATTTCACTGGAAGATGATTTGATGCGTCTTTTCGGTTCTGACCGAATTGCCAAAATGATGGACCGATTGGGACTTGAGGAAGGTGAGGTGATCCAGCATTCTATGATCACCAAATCAATAGAGCGAGCACAACGCAAGGTTGAAGAAAACAACTTTGGAATTCGAAAGCGCCTTTTGGAATACGACGATGTGATGAACTCACAACGCGAAGTAATCTACAAAAGACGCAAGCATGCCCTCTTTGGAGATCGATTGGAGCTGGACATCCAGAATATGTTCCGTGACTTGGCTGAACAGGTTGTAATAAACAACCAAGAGGCCAAGGATTATGAAGGCTTCAAAATGGATTTACTGCAATATTTTGGAATGGACTCACCTATCTCTGAGGATGATTTCGTTGGAGCAAAAGCACCTGAACTTACCGAGACGATTTACAAGCAAGCTCGTGAGGGATACAAGCGCCGCATGGAAGCGGTAACTACTTCGGCTATGCCTGTGATCAAGCAGGTACATCAAAAGGAGAATAATTTCGAGAACATTGCAATTCCATTTTCAGATGGTAAACGATCACTACAAATTGTCGCCAACATTGAAAAATGTCTGGAGAGCGAGGGGAAAATCCTTCGAAACTCTTTGGAGAAGAGCGTTACACTTTCCATCATAGACAACGAATGGAAGGAGCACCTACGTGAAATGGATGACTTGCGTCAATCGGTTCAAAATGCCCGATTCGAGCAAAAAGATCCACTTCTAATTTACAAATTCGAGTCATTTGAATTATTCAAAAAGATGATCGGAAGAGTGAGCAAGGAAGTTGTTTCATTCCTTTCTAAGGCTGCATTACCGGGAAGGACAGATCAGGTTCAAACGACAAATCGGACAACAACAGCCAAGGACGACTCGAGCAGATTGCAAACGAGCCGCCCCAGAGTTGAGCAAGCAGCTCCATCAAATGGGAGACAAGGTGGTCCAACGAGACAAGCACCACCTCCTCCGGTTAAAACTGAACCTGTAAGAGCTGAAAAGAAAATAGGTCGAAACGATCCTTGTCCGTGTGGTAGTGGAAAAAAATACAAGCAATGCCACGGCAAGGCAGTTAGCCAAGTCTAG